A region of the Methylobacterium nodulans ORS 2060 genome:
GACCGGGCCGAGGCCGAGCGCCGCCACCGCCGCCCATTCGCTGACCGTCGCGGGCCAGATTGTGGTCTCGAAGGCGAGATGGCAGAGGAGGCTCAGGGCGGCGGTGGCGAGGCAGAAGCCCGCCACCGCGTCGGTCGGCACCGCGCCCACCCGCCGCGACAGCACCGAGTAGCCCGACCACAGGAAGGCGCAGGCGAGCGCCGCGAGGTAGCCCGGCAGGGCGGCGGCCTCGAAGCTGAGCGTGCCGCGGCCGAGGAAAAGCGTCACGACGCCGGAGAGCCCGAGAAGCGCGCCGACGAGATGCGGCGCGCGCAGGCCCCCCTCCCCCGGCAGCAGGGCCGAGAACAGCACGATCAGGAGCGGCCACAGATAGCTGATGAGCCCGGCCTCCGCGGGCGGCGCAAGGCGCAGGGCCGCGAAGTAGAGGGCGTGGTAGCCGAACAGACCCGCGAGCCCCAGGGCCCAGACCGCAGGCTTCTGGCGCAGGGCCGCAACCCCGGAGGGCCGCACGATCCAGCTCGCGCAGCCGAGGAGACCGCCGATCAGGAAGGTCATCGCGGCGAGCTGGAAAGGGGGCACGGCGCCGGAGGCCGCGGTGAAGAGCGCGAGGAGCGACCAGAGCAGGATCGCCCCGGATCCGGTCAGGGTGGCGGTGCGGACGGTCATGGCAGGGCCTTACCACAGGGAGCAGCGCCGGCTCATCCGGAATCGGGTAGAGGGGACGGATCCGCCCATCGGGAGACCGCCCCTGATCGAACTCGCTCCGGGCCTCGTCCAGCATCCGGGCTATCTCGGCCCCGCCGCGCAGGCCGCGCTCGCGGCCGAGCTCGCCCGCGTGATCGACGAGGCGCCCCCCTTCACGCCGACCATGCCGCGGACGGCCAAGCCCTTCTCGGTGCAGATGACCAATTGCGGCCCCCTCGGCTGGGTCTCCGACCGGGCCGGCTACCGCTATCAGCCGCATCATCCCGAGACCGGCCGCCCCTGGCCGCCGATCCCGGCCGCACTCCTCGCCGCCTGGGACGACCTCGTCGGCTTCCCGCACCCGCCCGAGGCCTGCCTGGTCAATCTCTACGCACCCGGATCCCGCATGGGCCTGCACCAGGACCGGGACGAGGCCGAGTTCGCGGCCCCCGTCCTGTCCCTCTCGCTCGGGGCAACGGCAATCTTCCGCTACGGCGGCCTGCGCCGCGGCGATCCCACGCGCTCGATCCGCCTGCGCGGCGGCGACGCGCTGGTGATCGGCGGGGCCTCGCGCCTGATCTTTCACGGCATCGACCGGATCGTCGCGGAACCCCCCGATCTCCTCGCCGCCCCGCTGCTCCCGCAGGCCGTGCCGCCGGGCGGTCGCCTCAACCTCACCCTGCGACGTGTGTCCGCTGCCCGCCCCGCTTGACAGCGGCCGGCGAGGGGCCGACCCATCGCCGGCATGATCCGGCCGGACCCGGTGCCGGCCGCAGGAGATCGCGATCCATGTCCTTGCGCGTCCTCGCCGCCCTGCTCGCGAGCCTCGTCCTGTCGGGCGCGGCCCTCGCCGCCGAGCCGGTCTATCCGCCCGGCTCCCGCTTCGGCTTCGAGCCGATCCAGGACATGCAGATCTCCCGCCGCTTCACCGGGTTCGAGCGGCCGGGCGGCGGCGCGACGGTCTCGGTCGTGGAGCTGCCGCCGCAGGATTATGCCGCGCTCACCGCGAGCTTCACCGCCGAGAGCCTGAAGGCGCAGGGGCTCACGGTGAAGAACCGGGAGGAGCTGACCCTCGGCGACAACCGGAAGGGCATCCTGTTCACCGGCGAGCAGCCGATCGAGCAGCCGGGCGCGCCGACAATCGCCAAATGGGTGCTGCTCATCGCCGACCCGACCGTGACCGGCCTCGTCATCGGCCAGACGCTGCCGGGGGCCGAGACCGACGAGGCGATGCGCAAGATGCTCACCAGCGTGCGGGTGCGTGCGGCGCTGACCCTCGACCAGCAGGTCGCCGCCCTGCCCTTCCGGGTCACCGAGACGGCGGGCTTCCGCCCGGTCCGGGTGCTCGCCGGCAACTCGGTGCTCTACACCGCCGGGCCGAAGGACCAGATGATGAATCTCGACCAGCCGATCCTGGTTCTGGCCGAGGCGGTGCAGCCGCCGCTGCCGGCCGAGCAGCGGGACGCCTTCGCCAAGGCGGCCCTCTACTCCAACCAGACCATGAAGGACTTCGCCATCGAGCGCTCGCAGATCTTCCGGCAGGGCGGCGCGGACTGGCACGAACTGGTGGCGCGGGCCACCGATATCCCCTCCGGCATGCCGGTGGTGGTGTCCCAGACCATCCGCTTCAAGCCGGACGGCTATTTCCGTGCGGTCGGCGTCGTAAAGGCGCAGGACCGCGACTCGGTGCTGCCCCGCTTCCGGCAGGTTGTCGACGCCGTTCAGTTTCCCTGAGCAGCCCCGCCCGGCCGCATGAAATCGAAGTCGCAGCCCTCGTCCGCCTGCGTGACCGTGTCGTGGAACAGGCGGGCATAGCCCCGCTCGGCCCAGGCGGGCCGCGGCGGCGCCGGCAGCGCCGCCGCGCGCCGGGCGAGTTCCGCCTCGTCCACCAGGAGGTCGATGCGCCGCCCGGCCACGTCGAGGCGGATCCTGTCGCCGGTCCGCACCAGGGCGAGCGGGCCGCCCACCGCGGATTCCGGGGTGACGTGCAGCACGATCGTGCCGAAGGCCGTGCCGCTCATCCGCGCATCCGAGATGCGCACCATGTCCTTCACGCCCTGGCGAGCGAGCTTCTTGGGGATCGGCAGGTAGCCCGCCTCCGGCATGCCGGGCGCCCCCTTGGGACCGGCATTGCACAGCACCAGCACGTCGTCGGGCGAGACGTCGAGATCCGGGTCGTCGATCCGCGCGGCCATCTCGGGGATCGATTCGAACACCAGCGCCCGCCCCGTGTGCTGGAGGAGGCGCTCGCTCGCCGCCGCGTGCTTGATGAGCGCGCCCCGGGGCGCGAGGTTGCCGCGCAGCACGGCGAGCCCGCCCGTCGGCTTGATCGGATCGGCAGGGCTGCGGATGACGGTCTGGCCCGGCACAATCTCGGCCGCCGCCACGACGTCGCGCAGTTTTTCTCCCGCCACGGTCGGCACGTCGAGGTCGATGAGGTCGCCGAGTTCCGCAAGCAGGCGGGGCACCCCGCCCGCATGGTGGAAATGCTCCATGTAGTGGTCGCCCGAGGGTTTGAGGTCGACCAGCACCGGCACCGCGCGGCCGATCGCGTCGAAGGCGTCGAGGTCGATCTCGGCGCGGACGCGCCTGGCTATGGCCGTGAGGTGGATGAGCCCGTTCGTCGAGCCGCCGATCGCCTGGAGCACGGTCTGCGCGTTGCGGAAGGCGGCCGGCGTCAGGATGGCGCTCGGACGCGGCCCCCCGGCGACCGCCATCTCGGCCGCACGCCGCCCGCTCGCCTCGGCGAGGCGCACGCGCTCCGCATGAGGGGCGGGAATCGTCGCCGAGAGCGGCAGCGACAGACCCATCGCCTCGGTGAGGCAGGCCATGGTGGAGGCCGTGCCCATCACCATGCAGGTGCCGACGGAGGGCGCGAGGCGCCCGTTCACCATCTCGATCTCCTGCTCGTCGATCGCGCCGGCCCGATGGGCGGCCCAGAGGCGGCGGCAATCCGTGCAGGCGCCGAGCACTTCGCCCTTGTGGTGCCCCACCACCATGGGCCCGACCGGGATCACCACGGTCGGCAGGTCGACGCTCGCCGCGGCCATGATCTGGGCCGGCAGGGTCTTGTCGCAGCCGCCGATGACGATGACAGCGTCCATCGGCTGGGCCCGGATCATCTCCTCCGTGTCCATCGCCATCAGGTTGCGCAGGAACATGGAGGTCGGATGGGCGAAGCTCTCGTGGATCGAGATGGTCGGGAACACCATCGGCATGGCGCCAGCCAGCATCACGCCGCGCTTGGCCGCCTCGACCAGCGCCGGACCATTGCCGTGGCAGGGATTGTAGTCGCTATAGGTGTTGGTGATGCCGACGATCGGCCGGTTCAGCGCGTCGTCGGAATAGCCCATGGCCTTGATGAAGGCCTTGCGGAGGAAGAGCGAGAAACCGGCATCGCCGTAGCTCGTGAGCCCCTTGCGCAACCCCTTGCTCATCGTGCTCCTCCCCGCAGCCGGCGTTTCGACCGCTTCTAATCCTCATTGCCGGGCCTGTCCCGGGGCTCCGGGGAAATCCGGCACGTTCCCGGTGAATCCGCTTCGTCTGAACGGAACCGGCCGGGTTCTATCAGCCGCCGTTCATGCAGCGGCCCTATAGTCCAGCTTCATCGATCACCGACAGACGCTGCCCTCGCGCACCGCCCCCCGGCGCGGTGCGCGCGGTGTCGTGCGCTCCGGAGCGGCCTTTCGCCATGCTCGCGCTTGCTCCCGCCCTTGAGACGACGGCGCGTCCCGACTCGCCGCGGGTGCTCGTCGAGAGTCTGATCCCGGTCCTCGATGGGATGTTCGGGCTCGACCGCAGCGGCGTCTTTCCGGAGGAGATCGCGAGCCTGCTCGCGCAGCTCGATCCCGGCGACTGGGAGACCGGCCGCGGCACGGACGTGAAGGCGGGCACGGCAGAGTTCCTGGCCGTCGAGGACTGAGCGTTCACCGGACGAGCGCCCCGCGGAAGCAGCCCGACGCCGGCAGATGAGCGGCCCTCTCGTCCCGGACGACGCGCGTGGAAGCTGCCAGGCTCCTAAATGAAACTGACCTGCGTGTGCGTGGCAGCCGCTACGGCCCTCATGCTGAGGTGCGAGCGTCTAGCGAGCCTCGAAGCACGCCTGACCGCTCATCCCGTCTCCCAGAGTCTCGGATCACCGCTCAGGGGTGCTTCGAGGCTCCTTCGGAGCACCTCAGCATGAGGACCAGTGGGGGTGCCATGGCAGGGAGTGCTCATAGCCGGTTTCATCCCTCAGGGTCGTTGCAGCCGGTGGCGAACTCATACTGAGAGCGTGTGAGTCTTTTGGATTTTTGGCCTTCTGACGTCCGCTAAGTGATTGATTTTACTGAGTTTAGTAAAGTCCAAAACCGAAAGATCCACAGCCTCTGAGATGCGGGCGATCCGGCTCGCCGCCGGGCTCGCGACCTATTTCGGCGACTTTCGGCAACGGCCGCACCCAGAGCCGGGTCGGCCGCGAGACGGCTCGCGAGGCCATGTCCTGACCCCGGGGCGGGGCCGATCAACAAGGTTTCCCGAGATCACCGGAGAGGATGTCCGCCCAGCGTGCGCCGTCACACCGCCTCGTACCAACCGCAGGGCGAGACAAAAGCGGCTTCTTCAGCGAAGCTGTCCTTCTCCCACGTTGGAGGAACATCCGCATGAAGTCCTCTTCGATCCTCGCAGCGGTCACGCTGCTGCTCGCGGCGCCGCCGGCCTTCTCCCAGGGCACGGCGGAGCAGCGGGCCGCCTGCACGCCGGATGTCTGGCG
Encoded here:
- a CDS encoding alpha-ketoglutarate-dependent dioxygenase AlkB, which codes for MIELAPGLVQHPGYLGPAAQAALAAELARVIDEAPPFTPTMPRTAKPFSVQMTNCGPLGWVSDRAGYRYQPHHPETGRPWPPIPAALLAAWDDLVGFPHPPEACLVNLYAPGSRMGLHQDRDEAEFAAPVLSLSLGATAIFRYGGLRRGDPTRSIRLRGGDALVIGGASRLIFHGIDRIVAEPPDLLAAPLLPQAVPPGGRLNLTLRRVSAARPA
- a CDS encoding DMT family transporter, producing MTVRTATLTGSGAILLWSLLALFTAASGAVPPFQLAAMTFLIGGLLGCASWIVRPSGVAALRQKPAVWALGLAGLFGYHALYFAALRLAPPAEAGLISYLWPLLIVLFSALLPGEGGLRAPHLVGALLGLSGVVTLFLGRGTLSFEAAALPGYLAALACAFLWSGYSVLSRRVGAVPTDAVAGFCLATAALSLLCHLAFETTIWPATVSEWAAVAALGLGPVGAAFYLWDIGVKRGDIRLLGVGSYAAPVLSTLILVAAGYAPATLSLALACGLIVAGALVATRAGAEKRERVA
- a CDS encoding IlvD/Edd family dehydratase, whose translation is MSKGLRKGLTSYGDAGFSLFLRKAFIKAMGYSDDALNRPIVGITNTYSDYNPCHGNGPALVEAAKRGVMLAGAMPMVFPTISIHESFAHPTSMFLRNLMAMDTEEMIRAQPMDAVIVIGGCDKTLPAQIMAAASVDLPTVVIPVGPMVVGHHKGEVLGACTDCRRLWAAHRAGAIDEQEIEMVNGRLAPSVGTCMVMGTASTMACLTEAMGLSLPLSATIPAPHAERVRLAEASGRRAAEMAVAGGPRPSAILTPAAFRNAQTVLQAIGGSTNGLIHLTAIARRVRAEIDLDAFDAIGRAVPVLVDLKPSGDHYMEHFHHAGGVPRLLAELGDLIDLDVPTVAGEKLRDVVAAAEIVPGQTVIRSPADPIKPTGGLAVLRGNLAPRGALIKHAAASERLLQHTGRALVFESIPEMAARIDDPDLDVSPDDVLVLCNAGPKGAPGMPEAGYLPIPKKLARQGVKDMVRISDARMSGTAFGTIVLHVTPESAVGGPLALVRTGDRIRLDVAGRRIDLLVDEAELARRAAALPAPPRPAWAERGYARLFHDTVTQADEGCDFDFMRPGGAAQGN